A genomic window from Agrobacterium tumefaciens includes:
- a CDS encoding TRAP transporter small permease, with protein sequence MTDHQNAPISVEEMAHAFEEDTGPVDLSPYAVEDWITLAVFWGMGLSVFLQFFTRYVLNDSFAWTEEIAANCLVVVVFLGSVMCVRMFRHIHVDLIYRFVPKSVGRLLELIVDLITIGFFAYITWLMWRYLEIVGDERMVTVDLPRGIVFYTVFAAFALMFLRALHNFIKDITGKQTVREKAQEAVSTQGI encoded by the coding sequence ATGACCGACCATCAAAACGCACCCATCAGTGTGGAAGAAATGGCGCATGCCTTCGAAGAAGATACCGGCCCCGTCGACCTTTCGCCCTATGCCGTGGAAGACTGGATAACCCTTGCCGTTTTCTGGGGCATGGGCCTTTCCGTCTTCCTGCAATTCTTCACCCGTTACGTGTTGAACGACAGCTTCGCATGGACGGAAGAAATTGCCGCCAATTGCCTTGTCGTCGTCGTCTTTCTCGGCTCGGTCATGTGCGTTCGCATGTTCCGGCATATTCACGTCGACCTGATCTACCGCTTCGTGCCGAAATCCGTTGGACGACTTCTGGAACTGATCGTCGATCTCATCACCATCGGTTTCTTCGCCTACATCACCTGGCTGATGTGGCGTTATCTCGAAATCGTCGGCGATGAGCGCATGGTCACCGTCGACCTGCCGCGCGGCATTGTCTTCTACACCGTTTTCGCCGCTTTCGCCCTGATGTTCCTGCGTGCCCTGCACAATTTCATCAAGGACATCACCGGCAAGCAAACCGTGCGTGAAAAGGCTCAGGAAGCCGTAAGCACACAGGGAATCTAG
- a CDS encoding TRAP transporter large permease, whose product MLLLIGSFLLLLIIGTPVAVSMAVSSLLYLILYDVAPDIIAAQRMIAGVESFPLIAVPFFILAGNLMNIAGVTSRIYRFALALVGWMKGGLAQVNIIGSVVFSGMSGTALADAAGIGTIEIKAMKDHGYPVDAAVGVTAASATLGPIFPPSLPFVIYGMMANASIGALFMAGIIPGVVMTVLMMVTVYIFAKRKGWGSDTPFQLKQLLSASMEIVIVFSFPVAVYLMILAGLSLNVAVLIGLAVLVALDWYYDFSAVMALMTPVLLIGGMTMGWFTPTEAAVAAVLWSLFLGLVRYRTMTFKTLAKASFDTIETTASVLFIVTAASIFAWLLTVSQAAALFSDFMFSMTDNWWTFLIIVNILLLIVGAFLDTIAAISILVPILMPVAARYGIDPVHLGLIVTLNLMIGLLTPPVGMVLFVLSRISKMSVERTTLAILPWMIPLFVALALITFIPAITLWLPTQLGLIR is encoded by the coding sequence ATGCTTTTGCTCATCGGTTCATTTCTTCTGCTTCTCATCATCGGCACGCCGGTGGCCGTTTCCATGGCCGTCAGTTCGCTTCTTTATCTCATCCTCTACGACGTGGCACCCGATATCATCGCGGCCCAGCGTATGATCGCCGGCGTCGAAAGCTTTCCGCTTATTGCCGTTCCCTTTTTCATCCTCGCCGGCAATCTGATGAACATCGCCGGGGTGACAAGCCGCATCTACCGCTTCGCACTGGCGCTCGTCGGCTGGATGAAGGGTGGCCTGGCGCAGGTCAACATCATCGGTTCGGTGGTTTTTTCCGGCATGTCGGGGACAGCACTTGCGGATGCCGCAGGCATCGGCACCATCGAGATCAAGGCCATGAAGGATCACGGTTATCCCGTCGATGCCGCCGTCGGCGTCACCGCCGCCTCGGCGACGCTCGGCCCGATCTTCCCGCCCTCACTACCCTTCGTGATCTACGGCATGATGGCCAACGCCTCGATCGGCGCGCTGTTCATGGCCGGCATCATTCCCGGCGTCGTCATGACCGTGCTGATGATGGTGACGGTCTATATTTTCGCAAAACGAAAGGGCTGGGGGTCCGACACGCCCTTCCAGCTGAAGCAGCTGCTTTCAGCCTCCATGGAAATAGTGATCGTCTTCAGCTTCCCGGTCGCTGTGTATCTGATGATACTTGCCGGGTTGTCGCTCAATGTCGCGGTCCTTATCGGCCTCGCCGTGCTGGTCGCACTGGACTGGTATTACGATTTCTCCGCCGTCATGGCCTTGATGACGCCGGTACTTTTGATCGGCGGCATGACGATGGGCTGGTTTACCCCGACAGAGGCGGCGGTCGCTGCAGTTCTCTGGTCGCTTTTTCTCGGGCTGGTGCGCTACCGCACCATGACGTTTAAGACATTGGCCAAAGCCAGCTTTGATACGATAGAGACCACGGCTTCGGTTCTCTTCATCGTGACCGCGGCGTCGATCTTCGCATGGTTGCTGACGGTGAGCCAGGCGGCGGCGCTGTTCTCCGACTTCATGTTCTCGATGACGGACAACTGGTGGACCTTCCTCATCATCGTCAACATCCTGCTTCTGATCGTCGGCGCGTTCCTCGACACCATCGCTGCCATCAGCATTCTGGTGCCGATCCTGATGCCGGTCGCTGCCCGCTACGGCATCGATCCCGTCCACCTCGGCCTGATCGTGACGCTGAACCTGATGATCGGTCTCCTGACCCCGCCCGTCGGCATGGTGCTGTTCGTGCTGTCGCGTATTTCGAAAATGTCGGTGGAGAGAACCACCCTCGCCATCCTGCCGTGGATGATACCGCTTTTCGTGGCGCTGGCCCTCATCACCTTCATACCGGCGATCACGCTGTGGCTGCCGACCCAGCTCGGCCTCATCCGCTGA
- a CDS encoding L-idonate 5-dehydrogenase — protein sequence MQTRVARLYGREDIRVETQDMQPPGPGEVLLTMAAGGICGSDLHYYQDGGFGPVRVREPIICGHEASGHVAALGAGVSGLAIGQLVAVNPSQPCGHCHFCLKGEPIHCLEMRFMGSAMRLPHEQGMFRDRLVVPARQCATFADDTSAAEAACTEPLAVCLHAVAQAGDLKGAKVLVTGAGPIGLLTIAAARHAGAATIVATDLTDAALDRAPAMGADRTVNVAKDADSLLPYQENKGYFDVIFDCSAAAPALRTAFACVRPRGTIVQVGVTGDITIPLNALVGKEILWRGSQRFHDEFTIAAGLISTRGIDVRPIISHSFPLGEAKAAFEQAGDRSAACKVQLTFSAD from the coding sequence ATGCAGACACGCGTGGCACGTCTATACGGCCGTGAGGATATCCGCGTCGAAACGCAGGACATGCAGCCCCCCGGTCCCGGCGAAGTGCTGCTGACCATGGCAGCGGGCGGCATTTGCGGCTCCGATCTTCATTATTATCAGGATGGCGGTTTCGGCCCGGTGCGGGTGCGTGAGCCGATCATCTGCGGCCACGAGGCATCCGGCCATGTGGCGGCTTTGGGGGCGGGCGTCAGCGGGCTCGCCATCGGGCAGCTCGTCGCCGTCAACCCCTCGCAGCCCTGCGGCCATTGCCACTTTTGCCTGAAGGGTGAGCCAATCCATTGCCTGGAAATGCGCTTCATGGGTAGCGCCATGCGCCTGCCGCACGAACAGGGCATGTTCCGCGACCGGCTGGTGGTTCCCGCCAGACAATGCGCGACATTTGCAGACGACACATCGGCTGCGGAAGCCGCCTGCACCGAGCCGCTCGCCGTCTGCCTGCATGCCGTCGCACAGGCCGGCGACCTGAAAGGTGCAAAGGTACTCGTGACCGGCGCCGGCCCCATCGGTCTGTTGACGATCGCCGCCGCCCGCCATGCCGGTGCGGCCACCATCGTCGCCACAGACCTCACCGATGCCGCGCTGGACCGGGCCCCGGCCATGGGTGCCGACCGGACCGTCAATGTCGCAAAGGACGCCGACTCGCTTTTGCCCTATCAGGAAAACAAGGGTTATTTCGACGTCATTTTCGATTGCTCCGCCGCAGCTCCAGCACTTCGCACCGCCTTTGCCTGTGTGCGCCCGCGTGGCACAATCGTTCAGGTAGGCGTCACAGGTGACATCACCATTCCGCTCAATGCTTTGGTGGGCAAGGAAATCCTCTGGCGCGGCTCGCAACGTTTCCACGATGAGTTCACTATTGCCGCCGGGCTTATCTCCACGCGCGGGATCGATGTGCGGCCGATCATTTCCCACAGCTTCCCGCTTGGCGAGGCGAAAGCGGCCTTTGAACAGGCCGGAGACCGCTCCGCCGCCTGCAAGGTGCAGCTGACATTTTCCGCAGACTGA